Within the Naumovozyma castellii chromosome 1, complete genome genome, the region AATGAATGGAATGGGATCATGCAGCCGAGTATTGATTATCAAATGAATGTATTCAATATCAGTTTCGCGTCCCActtttattcaaatttccaTAATTAATTGgtatcaaaattttatatcTAGTACGCCCATGAAAGAGATGGAGAGATTGTTTAAAGAAGTATATCTACCTGAATATTCATGAGCAATATATTGTCAGTTTTCAACCCCCCTCAACAGCGTGACCTAGATGAATCGGAAACATTGGATTGTTTGCCCTGTCAAGTCATGAACTCGATGCTAGCTCTTGGGTTTGGGAGTTACTTAGTCTCTGGCAGAGCTTTCAAATACTCTACGAAGGATACCAAGGCTGGAATCAGTCTGAAGCAGTTTGAAAAGAGTAATCCCCTCTGGTGGAAATCCAGTGTTAAGGGGTTTGGTGCTGGATTAATCGTCTATGGTATTGTTCGAGGCACTGAGGGTTGGGTCTggaataaagaaaagaaataccaACCACTGTCCTAACCGTAATAATAGCATTAGCTTCTCCTGtatataagaaaaagaatgtATATCTGAATATCATTAAacgttattttttttgttttagttaatttatttatttatttctatCTATTGTTTTTTATTGGTAATATGTATTATCGTCTATTATCTCTGGCGGCTTCAGAGGCCTTATCCAACTGTCTTTTCTCTAGTTTAGCCCTCTCGTTGTCC harbors:
- the DMO2 gene encoding Dmo2p (ancestral locus Anc_7.334), translating into MSNILSVFNPPQQRDLDESETLDCLPCQVMNSMLALGFGSYLVSGRAFKYSTKDTKAGISLKQFEKSNPLWWKSSVKGFGAGLIVYGIVRGTEGWVWNKEKKYQPLS